The Dioscorea cayenensis subsp. rotundata cultivar TDr96_F1 chromosome 7, TDr96_F1_v2_PseudoChromosome.rev07_lg8_w22 25.fasta, whole genome shotgun sequence genome includes a region encoding these proteins:
- the LOC120265737 gene encoding protein NEN4 — protein MGEIVFFDVETTVPLGGGKRFWMLEFGAILVCPKKLVEVDSYCTLIRPGDLSAVEPRRFSGITRDAVSIAPLFEEVADRIFDILNGRVWAGHNIQRFDCARIREAFADIGKPPPEPLGLIDSLSLLTQAFGNRAGNLKMATLASYFGLGQQKHRSLDDVRMNLEVLKHCATVLLLESSLPQTLRNQCNMVTRSRANYGKPCGEEASRKSPPTSISTQRVVPYKRERFGKVMDGAKVALASAQTSRPLHSLLRHSRSLLR, from the exons atggGAGAgattgtgttctttgatgtagAAACAACTGTACCactagggggtggaaagaggtTTTGGATGTTGGAGTTTGGTGCAATATTAGTATGTCCAAAAAAACTTGTTGAAGTTGATAGCTATTGCACACTCATCCGGCCCGGCGACTTGTCGGCCGTCGAGCCGAGGCGGTTCAGTGGCATCACTCGTGACGCCGTCTCAATTGCCCCTTTGTTTGAAGAGGTTGCAGACCGAATTTTCGACATTTTGAATG GTAGAGTATGGGCAGGACATAACATTCAAAGGTTTGATTGTGCAAGGATTAGAGAAGCATTTGCAGACATTGGAAAACCACCACCAGAGCCTTTGGGACTCATTGATTCTTTGTCTCTCTTGACTCAAGCCTTTGGTAACAGGGCAGGCAACCTCAag ATGGCAACGTTGGCATCATACTTTGGTCTCGGCCAACAAAAACACAG AAGCCTAGACGATGTTAGAATGAACTTGGAAGTCCTTAAGCATTGCGCAACTGTATTACTATTG gaATCAAGTCTTCCACAAACATTGAGGAACCAATGTAATATGGTAACAAGGAGTAGAGCCAATTATGGGAAGCCATGTGGTGAAGAAGCTAGTAGAAAATCTCCTCCCACTAGTATTTCAACTCAAAGAGTGGTCCCATACAAGAGGGAAAGGTTTGGGAAG GTTATGGATGGAGCAAAGGTTGCCTTGGCTAGTGCTCAAACAAGTAGACCTCTTCATAGCCTTTTGAGGCATTCAAGATCACTTTTGAGATGA
- the LOC120264570 gene encoding transmembrane emp24 domain-containing protein p24delta9-like produces the protein MAAASAAFLQVTILLLILLLISVADALVLHLPSGRVKCFSEELRPGAVSTASYRVVSDEDTLSGADRKISLRVTGPDGEPLHVAEAVESGRFGFVADEAGTYMACLWSPRFELSGTVTVDFEWRAGITAKEWPSIAKRSKIQGLEIELKKLEDSIKSIHEEMIYLRQREGEAQSLNESTNSKMGLLSMASLLVCLGVAGLQFWHLKVFFVRQKIL, from the exons ATGGCCGCCGCCTCCGCCGCCTTTCTCCAAGTTACAATCCTCCTTCTCATTCTCCTACTGATCTCCGTTGCCGATGCCCTCGTCTTGCACCTTCCATCCGGCCGCGTGAAGTGCTTCTCAGAAGAGCTCCGCCCCGGGGCCGTATCCACGGCCAGCTACCGCGTCGTCTCCGATGAAGATACCCTCTCCGGCGCCGATCGCAAGATCTCTCTTCGGGTAACCGGTCCTGATGGCGAGCCCCTCCACGTCGCCGAGGCCGTCGAGTCCGGCCGCTTCGGTTTCGTTGCCGATGAGGCCGGGACCTACATGGCTTGTTTATGGTCACCGAGATTCGAGCTTTCGGGCACTGTGACTGTGGATTTTGAATGGCGAGCAGGGATAACAGCTAAAGAATGGCCATCTATCGCCAAGCGAAGCAAGATCCAA GGTTTGGAAATTGAGTTGAAGAAGTTGGAGGACTCCATCAAGTCTATACATGAAGAGATGATATATTTGCGCCAAAG GGAGGGTGAGGCACAAAGCTTAAACGAATCCACAAACTCGAAAATGGGGCTTTTGAGTATGGCATCTCTTCTTGTTTGCTTAGGAGTTGCAGGCTTGCAGTTTTGGCATTTGAAGGTCTTTTTTGTGAGACAAAAAATCTTATGA
- the LOC120264278 gene encoding uncharacterized protein LOC120264278, whose amino-acid sequence MYRLDGILQLLQLNFQTLGSCFAWQQMAILWLLSLLAIQNPQSQWLKARISVTINKPCRSQPHRRRNRSARTRRHRRREGARHQDRLPEERSCDRRRRRDLHRRRRGSWPWIRSWGGAFPRSTSRGRMGGARRGHQQRRSVGEGEGGLWLEERRRRRPSPSSRRRRRLSRDVKW is encoded by the exons ATGTATAGACTTGATGGAATCCTCCAACTTCTTCAACTCAATTTCCAAACC CTTGGATCTTGCTTCGCTTGGCAACAGATGGCTATTCTTTGGCTGCTATCCCTTCTCGCCATTCAAAATCCACAGTCACAGTGGCTGAAAGCTCGAATCTCGGTGACCATAAACAAGCCATGTAGGTCCCAGCCTCATCGGCGACGTAACCGAAGCGCCCGGACTCGACGGCATCGGCGACGTGAAGGGGCTCGCCATCAGGACCGGTTACCCGAAGAGAGATCTTGCGATCGGCGCCGGAGGAGGGATCTTCATCGGAGACGACGCGGTAGCTGGCCGTGGATACGGTCCTGGGGCGGAGCTTTTCCGAGAAGCACTTCACGCGGCCGGATGGGAGGTGCAAGACGAGGGCATCAGCAACGAAGATCAgtaggagaaggagaaggaggattATGGCTTGAAGAaaggcggcggcggcggccaTCGCCGTCGAGTCGCCGGAGACGGCGACTTTCGAGAGATGTAAAATGGTGA